A DNA window from Candidatus Syntrophosphaera sp. contains the following coding sequences:
- a CDS encoding FtsX-like permease family protein: protein MIFKLALRNIVGNGWRSLISMVVIAIIFIGMIWMEAMYHSWIALAKTQQKEWEFASGMLRVDEYDPYDAFTWEDSHAPIGPELQSAVELGKAVPMLLSPAVIYPHQRQLSTLVKGIPHDQHVLEFPTQKLAGRVEGYIPCVIGAMMAKTTRLEEGDVFTLRVKDSHGAFNTLDLKLVEIMRIPVPNLDINTIWMDLDALRELKQLPGSATTVVFQDAELATLDVEGFRQITEKEYFSYLDEIMETENFSKYMIYGLIMFLAMIAIFDTQALALFKRRKEIGTFSALGMTKRRIIWLFTVEGALYCVFGIILGALLGLPLFSYFAVRGYVMPEGYEDFGIAGFTYAIKFEYPPGIILSVVFWLLLITLVVSWFAARRISGLKVTEVLKGK, encoded by the coding sequence ATGATCTTCAAACTGGCGCTTAGAAACATCGTCGGCAACGGCTGGCGCAGTCTGATCAGCATGGTGGTGATCGCCATCATCTTCATCGGAATGATCTGGATGGAGGCGATGTACCATAGCTGGATCGCGCTGGCCAAGACCCAGCAAAAGGAATGGGAATTCGCTTCCGGCATGCTGCGCGTTGATGAATACGATCCCTACGACGCCTTTACCTGGGAGGACAGCCACGCGCCGATCGGGCCTGAACTCCAAAGCGCCGTGGAACTGGGAAAGGCTGTTCCCATGCTGCTTTCGCCGGCTGTGATCTATCCCCATCAACGGCAGTTGTCCACCCTCGTCAAGGGCATCCCTCACGATCAGCATGTGCTTGAATTTCCCACCCAAAAGCTGGCCGGAAGGGTGGAAGGCTATATTCCCTGCGTGATCGGGGCTATGATGGCCAAGACGACGCGCCTGGAGGAGGGCGACGTCTTCACGCTGCGCGTGAAGGACAGCCACGGTGCCTTCAACACCCTGGACCTGAAACTCGTGGAGATCATGCGGATCCCCGTGCCCAACCTCGATATTAACACGATCTGGATGGACCTCGATGCCCTGAGAGAGTTGAAGCAGCTGCCAGGCAGCGCCACCACCGTCGTCTTCCAGGACGCGGAACTGGCCACCCTGGACGTGGAAGGTTTCCGGCAGATCACCGAAAAAGAGTACTTTTCCTACCTGGATGAGATCATGGAGACGGAGAACTTCTCCAAATACATGATCTACGGGCTGATCATGTTCCTGGCCATGATCGCGATCTTTGATACCCAGGCCCTGGCCCTCTTCAAGCGGCGCAAGGAGATCGGCACCTTTTCCGCCCTGGGCATGACCAAGCGACGGATCATCTGGCTGTTCACCGTCGAAGGCGCTCTCTACTGCGTGTTCGGCATAATCCTGGGCGCGCTGCTGGGGCTTCCCCTGTTCAGCTATTTCGCCGTGCGCGGCTATGTGATGCCCGAGGGCTATGAAGATTTTGGTATCGCCGGTTTCACGTACGCGATCAAGTTTGAATATCCCCCCGGGATCATCCTCAGCGTGGTCTTCTGGCTGCTCCTGATCACCCTTGTGGTGAGCTGGTTCGCCGCCCGCAGGATCTCCGGGCTGAAAGTGACAGAAGTGCTCAAAGGGAAGTGA
- a CDS encoding ABC transporter ATP-binding protein yields MEQEIVRITQMGKAFPTGEGQFWALTDIDLSIRKGEFVGFVGPSGSGKTTMLNVIGSLDSPTTGEVEVLGFKVSKLPQKESSELRSKHIGFIFQTYNLLPVYNVFENVEFPLLLLKMGTEQRRKAVMDALQWVGLTDKVKSRPAKLSGGECQRVAIARAMVKKPELVLADEPTANLDTDNSHNILDTMQKLNEELGTSFIFSTHDYKVIQYLKRIVKLVDGKVTSDDLQTGA; encoded by the coding sequence ATGGAACAGGAAATAGTCCGCATCACCCAAATGGGTAAAGCTTTTCCCACGGGCGAAGGTCAGTTTTGGGCGCTCACGGACATCGATCTGAGCATCAGGAAAGGTGAGTTCGTCGGCTTTGTGGGACCCAGCGGAAGCGGCAAGACGACGATGCTCAACGTGATCGGCTCGCTGGACAGCCCCACCACCGGGGAGGTCGAGGTTCTGGGCTTCAAGGTGAGCAAGCTTCCCCAGAAGGAATCCAGCGAACTGCGCAGCAAGCATATCGGCTTCATTTTCCAGACCTACAATCTGCTGCCGGTTTACAACGTCTTTGAAAACGTGGAATTCCCCCTCCTGCTGCTGAAAATGGGCACGGAGCAACGCCGCAAGGCAGTCATGGACGCCCTTCAGTGGGTGGGCCTGACGGACAAGGTGAAGTCCCGCCCCGCCAAGCTTTCTGGCGGAGAGTGCCAGAGGGTGGCGATCGCCAGGGCGATGGTGAAAAAACCAGAGCTCGTCCTCGCGGATGAACCGACTGCCAACCTGGACACGGACAACTCCCACAACATCCTCGATACCATGCAAAAGCTGAACGAGGAGTTGGGAACCTCCTTCATTTTCAGCACCCACGACTACAAAGTTATCCAATACCTGAAGCGGATCGTTAAACTGGTCGACGGCAAGGTGACAAGCGATGATCTTCAAACTGGCGCTTAG
- a CDS encoding patatin-like phospholipase family protein, protein MKKEAKLILGGGAAYGLAHIGVLEAIAEEYTVTGIVGTSMGAIVGGLYAQGKTPREILELALDSRSALIFNPLVVPALPKILSTNLLSGLHSQRTVLGLFNKWTGKALIEELPIPFVAVAFDLKQSKTVLIDKGRLADAMRASSSLPLVFPPHRMGKYLFIDGGIEHPLPLAFQSSVPGDITIAVNVLPRVSTHAEKIVLGGEGDKERLWPHQVVIQSVLQNQGYVAIQAMLQNPPDLFIDAHDPDKKMFDLFEARDFYQYGYKAARASLEHFSEPSFMEHLIKGYQGLISRFGRNEKNPHHEQ, encoded by the coding sequence ATGAAAAAGGAAGCAAAACTCATTCTGGGCGGCGGCGCGGCCTACGGTTTGGCCCATATCGGCGTCCTTGAAGCGATAGCAGAGGAATACACGGTCACCGGGATCGTGGGAACCTCGATGGGGGCGATCGTGGGAGGCCTCTACGCCCAGGGCAAAACTCCGCGGGAGATTCTGGAACTGGCCCTGGACAGCAGATCCGCCCTGATCTTCAATCCGCTGGTGGTTCCGGCCTTGCCCAAGATCTTGTCCACCAATCTATTGAGCGGGCTGCACAGCCAACGTACCGTGCTGGGCTTATTCAACAAATGGACCGGCAAGGCCCTGATCGAAGAACTTCCCATACCCTTTGTGGCTGTGGCCTTCGACCTGAAGCAGAGCAAAACCGTCCTCATCGACAAAGGCCGGCTGGCGGACGCCATGCGCGCCTCGTCCTCTCTGCCCCTGGTCTTTCCGCCGCACCGAATGGGAAAATACCTGTTCATCGACGGAGGCATCGAGCATCCCCTGCCGCTCGCGTTCCAGTCCAGCGTTCCGGGGGATATCACCATCGCGGTCAACGTTTTGCCGCGGGTTTCGACGCACGCGGAGAAGATCGTTCTGGGCGGGGAAGGGGATAAGGAACGCCTTTGGCCGCACCAAGTGGTGATCCAATCCGTATTGCAAAACCAGGGTTACGTGGCCATCCAGGCGATGCTGCAAAACCCGCCCGACCTCTTTATCGACGCCCATGACCCGGACAAAAAGATGTTTGACCTGTTCGAAGCCAGAGATTTCTACCAATACGGTTACAAGGCTGCCCGCGCCAGCCTGGAGCATTTTTCCGAACCCAGTTTCATGGAACATCTGATCAAAGGCTACCAGGGTTTGATCTCACGCTTCGGGAGAAACGAAAAAAACCCCCACCATGAGCAATAG
- a CDS encoding ferritin: MISKKLEKAINEQINKELFSEYLYTSMQAWFAGQNMDGMANWMLAQSQEEHFHAMKFFNYLIERGGKVKLLAIDKPETEFGTPLKAFASALEHEQIITKSINELMDLAIKENDHASRSFLQWYVDEQVEEESNVDNVVQKLKMIGNDMNGIFMLDRELGTRVYTPAPTA, translated from the coding sequence ATGATCAGCAAGAAACTGGAAAAAGCGATCAACGAACAGATCAACAAGGAACTCTTTTCCGAGTACCTTTACACTTCAATGCAGGCCTGGTTCGCCGGCCAGAACATGGACGGCATGGCCAACTGGATGCTTGCCCAGAGCCAGGAAGAGCATTTCCACGCCATGAAATTCTTCAACTATCTCATCGAACGGGGCGGAAAGGTCAAGCTGCTGGCCATCGATAAGCCGGAAACCGAATTTGGCACCCCGCTCAAGGCCTTTGCCTCGGCCCTCGAGCACGAACAGATCATCACCAAGAGCATCAATGAGCTGATGGACCTCGCCATCAAGGAAAACGACCACGCCAGCAGGAGCTTCCTGCAATGGTACGTGGACGAGCAAGTGGAGGAGGAATCCAATGTTGACAACGTGGTCCAGAAGCTGAAGATGATCGGCAACGACATGAACGGCATCTTCATGCTGGACAGGGAATTGGGCACGCGGGTCTACACCCCGGCACCAACCGCATAA
- a CDS encoding FprA family A-type flavoprotein, translated as MQAYKLRENIWWVGAIDWDLRNFHGYLTQRGSTYNAYLIVDEKVTLIDNVKYYLYDEMISRISSVIDPAKIDLIVQNHVEMDHSSGLPMLMKLIPNVPIYTNANGIKGLKMHYRQDWNFQEVKSGDTINVGKRDLSFLTTPMVHWPDNQFTYCPQEKILFSNDGFGQHIASSERLVKDLPLSMVLEEAKKYYANIVLPYSKQVQKVLEAASGLEFEMIAPSHGLIWTDSIPEILAAYTKWSHNEADPGRALVIYDTMWKSTQLIAQAIAQGFENKGIQARMLNLQANHISDIMTDIMDAKYIAVGSPTINSSILPTVAAFMFYLKGLSPKDRIGLAFGSYGWGGQSVPILQHLLGDPQECGFEMLEPITVQYIPSPEALAEITQNIEQQLNKQ; from the coding sequence ATGCAAGCGTATAAGTTGAGAGAAAACATCTGGTGGGTGGGCGCAATTGATTGGGACCTGCGCAATTTCCACGGCTACCTCACCCAGAGGGGCTCCACCTACAATGCCTATCTGATAGTCGATGAGAAGGTTACGCTGATCGACAACGTCAAATACTACCTCTATGACGAGATGATCTCCCGGATCAGTTCCGTGATCGACCCCGCCAAGATCGACCTGATCGTCCAGAACCACGTGGAGATGGACCATTCCAGCGGCCTGCCCATGCTGATGAAGCTGATCCCCAACGTTCCGATCTACACCAACGCCAACGGCATCAAGGGCTTGAAGATGCACTATCGGCAGGATTGGAATTTCCAGGAAGTCAAAAGCGGAGACACGATCAATGTCGGCAAACGGGACCTGAGCTTCCTCACCACCCCGATGGTGCATTGGCCGGACAACCAGTTCACCTATTGCCCGCAGGAGAAGATACTTTTTTCCAATGACGGCTTCGGCCAGCACATTGCCTCCAGCGAGCGGCTGGTGAAGGATCTGCCGCTCAGCATGGTGCTGGAGGAGGCCAAAAAATACTACGCCAATATAGTGCTGCCCTATTCCAAGCAGGTGCAGAAGGTATTGGAAGCCGCCTCCGGGCTGGAATTTGAGATGATCGCCCCCAGCCACGGGCTGATCTGGACCGACTCCATTCCCGAGATCCTGGCAGCCTACACGAAATGGTCCCATAACGAAGCGGATCCCGGCCGGGCGCTGGTGATCTACGACACGATGTGGAAATCCACCCAACTGATCGCCCAGGCGATCGCGCAAGGCTTTGAAAACAAAGGGATACAGGCCAGGATGCTGAACCTGCAGGCCAACCACATTTCCGACATCATGACCGACATCATGGACGCCAAATACATCGCCGTGGGCTCGCCAACCATCAACAGCTCCATCCTGCCCACCGTGGCGGCTTTCATGTTCTATCTGAAAGGCCTTTCACCCAAGGACAGGATCGGCCTGGCCTTCGGCTCCTACGGCTGGGGTGGGCAGAGCGTTCCCATCCTGCAACATCTGTTGGGCGATCCCCAGGAATGCGGGTTTGAGATGCTGGAGCCCATCACGGTGCAGTACATCCCCTCCCCGGAGGCTTTGGCAGAGATCACACAAAATATTGAACAACAACTAAATAAACAATAG